The genomic region AAATGGTGTATCCCACACGTAATCACGAAGATCATCCTCGATCAGATTTAGCTCTGCGATGATCGATGTGGGCTTTGGTGCTGACTCACCATCGAAGATCCTCCCCTCGAAACTTTCGGGTTCGAGTAAGTGTGTAAGACTCGCAGTACAGCCCAATAAGCAGGATCGATTTCCGTGCTTGCGAAGGGCTGTCAAAAGCGGGCGCGAGGCCTCTAGATCTTCTCTATCTATTTTCGCCTCAGGTAATGGAACCACAAGGAGGCCTTGCTCGATGAACCAGTCTGCATCAAGGTCGCACATCGTGTTGAGCATCTTCGATATGGTGAGCTGATGCCGCGTGAGTTCCTGACCTCGGAGTAAGCGTGGCATGTGGCGTGCTTGGGAGGAGGGTGTTCTATGAGACGCTGTCGGGTCTGTTGTGGTGGGCGTAGCGGGTCAGACTTCCTTAGGTGGGTGGGTGGGGTCGGCGTCGTCGGGTTCGTCTGCTTCGGAGGGCGTGGAGGTTCCGACGTTGAGGGCGGCGAGCATCTCGGTTGAGGTCTTGGCGGTTGCGACGCGTTGACGGATGGCGGGGGTGGCGAAGGTTCGGGCGATGAGGCCGAGGAGTTCGATCTGTTCTTCGGGTTGATCCGGTGAGGTGAGGATCATAAAGATGAGTTGGGCCGGGCGGCCGTCGCGGGCATTGAAGTCGATGCCCCATCGGGAGGTTGCGACGATCAGACAGGTCTTGGCGAGGCCGTCGAGTCGTGCGTGCGGCACGGCGAGACCGTTGGGCAGGCCGGTGGGCATAATATGTTCGCGGGTGATGACCATACGCTCGATGGTCGTGGCGTCAATGCCGGTGATCTCGGTGGCTCGACGAGCCATGACGCCGATGGCCTGATCCCGGCTAGCGGCGTCGGGCTCGATGATGATGTTCTTATCAGTGAGGTAGTTCTGCAGTTTTTTCTGGGTCTTCCCGCCTAGGACCCACTGGATGAGCGGTCCGGCCATCAATGAGGTACCGAGCGCCATGATGACGATCGCGACCATCAGCTCCTGGCTGATAAGTCCGGCTTCCAGAGCGAGTTGCCCGAGGATGATGCCAACCGCGCCCTGGGCGGCCATTCCGAAGCCGGTTGCCCAGGATTCCTTCATGCTCAGGCCAGCCAGTCGTGCCCCGAGGACGCAGCCGGTGATTTTGCCGACGAGGGCCACGACGATGACCAGGACGACCAGCCCGATGTTGAAGTTGGCGGCGAAGTTGATGCCGATGCCGATGGAGGCAAAGAACAGTGGGGCGGCGATGTTGGAGATGAACTGGTTGATGGTGTCGCGGGTGCGTTCGGTGAGGTGGTGGGAGTCTCCGATGGCCACGCCGGCGATGAAGGCTCCGAAGATGGAGT from Phycisphaeraceae bacterium harbors:
- a CDS encoding cation:proton antiporter, which gives rise to MMPFLAAGALEVSEITVLLLSLAVMLGLARILGELARAFRQPAVLGEILAGVILGPTILGNFAPDAFTYLFPFEGSVWIAREGVIIISATLLLLVVGLEVDLETVWRQGKATAAVSALGVALPMTIGITLAMNAPVMLGNQDNEHGLAFAIFFGIALSITALPVIAKILMDLNLAKSDLGALIIASAMLNDLIGWIGFAVVLALIADQSADAMPVWMIIALTLAFLVFMLSAGRGLLHRALPYVQAHWSWPGGVLSFVVFVAMLCSAATESLGVHSIFGAFIAGVAIGDSHHLTERTRDTINQFISNIAAPLFFASIGIGINFAANFNIGLVVLVIVVALVGKITGCVLGARLAGLSMKESWATGFGMAAQGAVGIILGQLALEAGLISQELMVAIVIMALGTSLMAGPLIQWVLGGKTQKKLQNYLTDKNIIIEPDAASRDQAIGVMARRATEITGIDATTIERMVITREHIMPTGLPNGLAVPHARLDGLAKTCLIVATSRWGIDFNARDGRPAQLIFMILTSPDQPEEQIELLGLIARTFATPAIRQRVATAKTSTEMLAALNVGTSTPSEADEPDDADPTHPPKEV